TTTTGATTATAAAATCATAGGAAATAGTATCTTCGCACCTCAATATATCAGAAATAAAAAGCTGTTTAAATTAAAGTAAGAATGAGTATAGTTTGGATGCTATTAGGTTTAGTGTTATTAGTAGTTGGTGGTGAGTTTTTAGTTAGATCTTCGGTGGCACTTTCCTTTAAATTTAATATTTCAAAATTAGTAATAGGTATGACGGTTGTGTCTTTTGCAACTTCAGCTCCTGAATTATTAGTTAGTTTACAAGCTGCTTTAGATGGCTCACCTGATATTGCACTCGGAAATGTTATTGGTTCCAACATAGCAAATATTGGCCTTGTATTAGGTATTACTGCCTTTATTTCACCTTTAACTATAGATAAGGATTTCTATAAATTAAATTGGCCTATGATGATGCTCCTTTCCATAGCATTATATTTTATGTTAAGGAGTGGGTTAATCTTAGACTTTAAAGAAGGTTTAGCTTTAATGGTTTCGCTTATCCTATTTTTATTTGTTTTAATACGTCGCTCTAGAAAGTCATCGGATATTGCGGCAGAAACAGATGAAGTGGACGAAACCTTGCAAACCACCTCCAATTTTAAGGTAATTGTATGGTTGCTTATTGGAGGTGTAGCTTTATACTTTGGTAGTGAATGGTTAGTAGCTGGCGCTAAAGATATGGCATTCAGTTTGGGTGTTAGTGAACGCGTTATTTCTGTAACCATGGTAGCTATTGGTACCAGTGTGCCAGAATTAGCAGCATCTGTTATAGCAGCTATGAAAAAGGAAAAAGCTATTTCTTTAGGGAATTTAATTGGGTCTAATATATTTAATATTGCTTCTGTTTTAGGATTAACAGCTATGATCCATCCAATACCTGTTAATAATCCTAATATATTAAGTCAAGATATCTTTTGGATGTTAGGATTTGCTGCTATACTTATACCGTTAGCATTTCTTCCAAAACGACTATCATTAGGTCGCTATAAAGGCGCCTTGCTTTTAGGGTCATATATACTTTTTGTGTATTTAGCGTTTATGGGAGGTAACTAGAAGGGTTCAGATTGATTAAAGTTGTTTTATTTTATCTTAACCCCCTAAAAAAATAGGGGTCAATATTGTTTTTTAAAAAAAAAGTTTACTTTTGTACTCTAATTATTTTAAAAAACCACACACATGTCCACATTAAGATTTTATGCTATTAAGGAAACGTTGAACCGTAAGCCTATTAAAATTGATGAAAATGAACGGCGTTCCGCTATTTTTGGAGCTAACGTTTTTAATGAAGACACCATGCGTCAATATCTAACAAAAGAAGCGTTTGTTAGTGTTATGGATGCCATGCAAAACGGATCTAAAATTGACCGTCATGTTGCCGACCATATTTCTACAGGTATGAAAGAATGGGCTATTTCCAAAGGTGCTACACATTATACGCATTGGTTTCAGCCATTAACAGGAACAACAGCCGAAAAGCATGATGCTTTCTTTGAGCCTATTGGTAATGGTCGTGCTATTGAAAAATTTGGTGGTGGACAATTAGTGCAGCAAGAACCAGATGCTTCTAGTTTTCCAAATGGTGGCATTAGAAATACATTTGAAGCACGTGGTTATACAGCTTGGGATCCTACATCACCCGCTTTTATTTACGGAACTACCTTATGTATTCCAACCGTTTTTGTAGCGTATACCGGAGAAGCTTTAGATTATAAAACACCTTTATTAAGAGCTTTACAAGCGGTGGATGCAGCAGCTGTAGATGTGTGTAAATATTTTGATAAAAATGTTAAAAAAGTAAATGCATCTCTTGGTTGGGAGCAAGAATACTTTTTAGTTGATAGTGCTTTAGCAGCTTCAAGACCTGATATCGTTTTAACCGGTCGTACTATGCTTGGGCATTCGCCAGCCAAAGGACAGCAGTTGGATGATCATTATTTTGGAACCATTCCAACTCGTGCTATGCAATTCATGAGAGATTTAGAAACCGAATGTATGTTATTGGGTATTCCTGCAAAAACACGACATAATGAGGTAGCGCCAAATCAATTTGAGCTGGCACCTGTTTTTGATGAAGCTAATTTAGCCGTAGATCATAACTCCTTATTAATGGACTTAATGCATAAAGTAGGGGAGCGCCACAACTTTAAAGTGCTTTTTCACGAAAAACCATACAAAGGTGTTAATGGTTCCGGAAAGCATAATAATTGGAGTTTAACTACTGATACAGGTGTTAATCTTTTTCAGCCTGGAAAAACACCTATGAGTAATTTGCAGTTCTTAACCTTCTTTATCAATGCTATTAAAGCAGTTAACGATCATGAGGAAATAATTCGCGCCGCTATCGCATCAGCTAGTAATGATCATCGCTT
Above is a window of Bizionia sp. M204 DNA encoding:
- a CDS encoding calcium/sodium antiporter; protein product: MSIVWMLLGLVLLVVGGEFLVRSSVALSFKFNISKLVIGMTVVSFATSAPELLVSLQAALDGSPDIALGNVIGSNIANIGLVLGITAFISPLTIDKDFYKLNWPMMMLLSIALYFMLRSGLILDFKEGLALMVSLILFLFVLIRRSRKSSDIAAETDEVDETLQTTSNFKVIVWLLIGGVALYFGSEWLVAGAKDMAFSLGVSERVISVTMVAIGTSVPELAASVIAAMKKEKAISLGNLIGSNIFNIASVLGLTAMIHPIPVNNPNILSQDIFWMLGFAAILIPLAFLPKRLSLGRYKGALLLGSYILFVYLAFMGGN
- a CDS encoding glutamine synthetase III, with translation MSTLRFYAIKETLNRKPIKIDENERRSAIFGANVFNEDTMRQYLTKEAFVSVMDAMQNGSKIDRHVADHISTGMKEWAISKGATHYTHWFQPLTGTTAEKHDAFFEPIGNGRAIEKFGGGQLVQQEPDASSFPNGGIRNTFEARGYTAWDPTSPAFIYGTTLCIPTVFVAYTGEALDYKTPLLRALQAVDAAAVDVCKYFDKNVKKVNASLGWEQEYFLVDSALAASRPDIVLTGRTMLGHSPAKGQQLDDHYFGTIPTRAMQFMRDLETECMLLGIPAKTRHNEVAPNQFELAPVFDEANLAVDHNSLLMDLMHKVGERHNFKVLFHEKPYKGVNGSGKHNNWSLTTDTGVNLFQPGKTPMSNLQFLTFFINAIKAVNDHEEIIRAAIASASNDHRLGANEAPPAIVSVFIGEQLTNVLSELQNVTNGKLSPEEKTDLKLNVVGKIPEILLDNTDRNRTSSFAFTGNKFEFRAVGSKANCANPMTVLNTIMARQLIDFKTEVDALIKKESLKKDEAIFNVLREYIKLSQNVLFEGNGYGEEWEIEAKRRGLSNHKTTPEALKAKISEKAIKLFEDLGVMNRVESEARYEIEMEDYVMRIQIEGRVLGDIARNHIVPVAVRYQNILIENVKGLKEIYGKDFKKFGQEQLNLIEDISEHIASINSDVTLMINERKIANKIGEIDKKADAYCNKVKPIFDDIRYHCDKLELLVDDEIWPLTKYRELLFTK